AATATGAACCTCTCGAATGTCTCGTAACCCTTGTAGGCCCTCGTcaacaatcaggacacctctctatttaggacatcacttgtcagtcccgttggtgtccttaatagagaggttctactgtacttcgtAGTCTTGAAAAAGTCAGACAGGGACCTGGAATAGAAAGTGCCACCTTGTTTGcttatcaaaatctgaacctctctaatgtctcgtaacccttgtaggccctcgtcaacaatcaggatacctctctattaaggacatcacttgtcagttccgttagtgtccttaatagagaggttctactgtacttcgaaGTCTTGATAAAGTCAGACAGGGACCTGGAATATAAAGTGCCACCTTGTTTgctgatcaaaatctgaacctctctaatgtctcATAACCCTTGTAGGCCCTCGTCAACAATCCCAAGATCAACGTCGTGGATGACAATAAGTTTGTCTTCCGCCCGAAGTATAACATCCGAGACCGGAGGGGGTTAATGCGATTGCTGGAGCGAAATGACCTGAAAGGATTGGGCGGTGTTTTGATGGACGACGTCGAAGAGGCTGTGCCGAAATGTGGGCGAGTTATTCAGGTAGGCGCCGAGCTGACACGAGTGTCCTCTTTAAcgctataacacctagagccagcGCAAGGGCTTATTCCCCTTGGCCCCGACtttattttacctggaaatcatgtttttttctccagtgaGATCGACGGCGGTTGTCACcgggcgcctccaggtgttatagggttaagaaACTCTCTAACAAGTTTATGCTGCAATAGACACCAACCTAGCATCTTCCATTGATGTCCATTGCAATATTacaaattcagtttttttttgCAAACTTCTCTACAGGCTCATGCTGCACCCGAATGCCACCAACCTTAATTCGAATGCTCTATTAAATCACGGAGTTCAAGCATACCGTGCTATACACCCAAGTGAAGATTCCATTGATCATGTTCTCAGTTATTCAGAGTACTTCATAACACTCGGGTATGTTTTTGTATCGCTATACACCAACAAGTTAAAATGTATGTTTGTTCATCCTGAATATGAAGGAGGCAATAATTGGTGGAGCCCCTGAaataaggcccaggtttgatccccttctcaaggaacagtgtggtcaacactgcttcctaccctgcaataaggcccgggtttgatccccttctcaaggaactgtgtggtcaacactgcttcctaccctgcaataaggcccgggtttgatcctcttctcaaggaactgtgtggtcaacactgcttcctaccctgcaataaggcccgggtttgatccccttctcaaggaaaattgtggtcaacacggcttcctaccctgcaataaggcccgggtttgatccccttctcaaggaactgtgtggtcaacactgcttcctaccctgcaataaggcccgggtttgatccccttctcaaggaactgtgtggtcaacactgcttcctaccctgcaataaggcccgggtttgatccccttctcaaggaacagtgtggtcaacacggcttcctaccctgcaataaggcccgggtttgatccccttctcaaggaactgtgtggtcaacactgtttcctaccctgcaataaggcccgggtttgatccccttctcaaggaactgtgtggtcaacacggcttcctaccctgcaataagacccgggtttgatccccttctcaaggaactgtgtggtcaacacggcttcctaccctgcaataaggcccgggtttgatccccttctcaaggaactgtgtggtcaacacggcttcctaccctgcaataaggcccgggtttgatccccttatcaaggaactgtgtggtcaacactgcttcctaccctgcaataaggcccgggtttgatccccttctcaaggaacagtgtggtcaacactgcttcctactccgcaataaggccctggtttgatccccttctcaaggaactgtgtggtcaacactgcttcctaccctgcaataaggcccaggtttgatccccttctcaaggaactgtgtggtcaacactgcttcctactccgcaataaggccctggtttgatccccttctcaaggaactgtgtggtcaacactgcttcctaccctggaataaggcccgggtttgatccccttctcaaggaactgtgtggtcaacactgcttcctaccctgcaatagatccgggtttgatccccttctcaaggaactgtgtggtcaacactgcttcctaccctgcaataaggcccgggtttgatccccttctcaaggaactgtgtggtcaacactgcttactACCCTGCAATagatccgggtttgatccccttctgaaggaactgtgtggtcaacactgcttcctaccctgctataaggcccgggtttgatccccatctcaagaaactgtgtggtcaacactgcttcctaccctgcaataaggcccgggtttgatccccttctcaaggaactgtgtggtcaacactgcttcctaccccgcaataaggcccgggtttgatccccttctcaaggaactgtgtggtcaacactgcttcctaccccgcaataaggcctgggtttaatccccttctcaaggaactgtgtggtcaacactgcttcctaccccgcaataaggcccgggtttgatccccttctcaaggaactgtgtggtcaacactgcttcctaccccgcaataaggcccgggtttgatccccttctcaaggaactgtgtggtcaacactgcttcctaccctgcaataaggcccgggtttgatccccttctcaaggaactgtgtggtcaacactgcttactACCCTGCAATagatccgggtttgatccccttcttaaggaactgtgtggtcaacactgcttcgtACCCTgctataaggcccgggtttgatccccatctcaagaaactgtgtggtcaacactgcttcctaccctgcaataaggcccgggtttgatccccttctcaaggaactgtgtggtcaacactgcttcctaccctgcaataaggcccgggtttgatccccatctcaagaaactgtgtggtcaacactgcttcctaccctgcaataaggcccgggtttgatccccttctgaaggaactgtgtggtcaacactgcttcctaccctgctataaggcccgggtttgatccccatctcaagaaactgtgtggtcaacactgcttcctaccctccaataaggcctgggtttgatccccttctcaaggaactgtgtggtcaacactgcttcctactctgcaataaggcccgggtttgatccccttctcaaggaactttgtggtcaacactgcttcctaccctgcaataaggcctgggtttgatccccttctcaaggaactgtgtggtcaacactgcttcctaccccgcaataaggcctgggtttgatccccttctcaaggaactgtgtggtcaacactgcttcctaccccgcaataaggcctgggtttgatccccttctcaaggaactgtgtggtcaacactgcttcctaccccgcaataaggcccgggtttgatccccttctcaaggaactgtgtggtcaacactgcttcctaccccgcaataaggcccgggtttgatccccttctcaaggaactgtgtggtcaacactgcttcctaccctgcaataaggcccgggtttgatccccttctcaaggaactgtgtggtcaacactgcttcctaccctgcaataaggtccgggtttgatccccttctcaaggaactgtgtggtcaacactgcttcctaccctgcaataaggcccgggtttgatccccttctcaaggaactgtgttgtcaacactgcttcctactctgcaataaggcccgggtttgatccccttctcaaggaactttgtggtcaacactgcttcctaccctgcaataaggcccgggtttgatccccttctcaaggaactgtgtggtcaacactgcttcctaccctgcaataaggcccgggtttgatccccttctcaagaaactgtgtggtcaacactgctttctaccctgcaataaggcccgggtttgatccccttctcaaggaactgtgtggtcaacactgcttcctaccctgcaataaggcccgggtttgatccccttctcaaggaacggtgtggtcaacactgcttcctaccccgcaataaggcccgggtttcatccccttctcaaggaactgtgaccGATGGGACTGGTCATGTGTGGCCGTGGTGGGGTAAAGGAAGGAAGAACTGCAAATATAGTGGTTTGAAATGTATGATAGCAGCTCTTGGCATAAGGTATAAATGGACTGGCATTGAGCGATTGGGGTCAAGCCCTGAGAAGGCCTTGAATTACGTAAGTTGGAATAAAGGAGAGAATGAGAAGAACTagattgtgctgccatctaacttTATGCAGCACAACTACAATGCAAATAATTTAGAGGGATACTAGAAGATTCTCCAACAGAACTAACATTCCTGGCTCAGCACactttggtcctaaattggttgtttccattcaatttgacctctaatctgaagaactctctattaaggacactagctttggtcccaaattggttgtttccattccatttgacctctctaatctgaagaactctctattaaggacactagctttggtcccaaattggttgtttccattcaatttgacctctctaatcaggacacctctctatcaaggacactagctttggtgcCAAATTGggagtttccattcaatttgacctctctaatcttgACACTTCtctacttgtcagtcctgagggtgtccttaatagagaggttctactttggATTGTCTAAACTTCACTTGATCTTGCGCTTCGATAAATCTGTCTGAATTCTGTTCAgtcttactttctaccacaatttctcatgaattgaaagcctgttcaatcttactttctaccacaattactcatgaattgaaagcctgttcaatcttactttctaccacaatttgtCATAATattactttctaccacaatttctcatgaattgaaagcctgttcaatcttactttctacccCAATtgctcatgaattgaaagcctgttcaatcttacttttttccacaattactcatgaattgaaagcctgttcaatcttactttctaccacaatttgtcatgaattgaaagcctgttcagtcttactttctatcacaatttctaatgaattgaaagcctgttcagtcttactttctttcacaatttctcatgaattgaaagcctgttcaatcttactttctacagCAATTGGGCAGCCAAATCACCAAAATCATGCGACCCGCCGATAAAAAAGAAATCCTCTTCTACAACGATAAGAGCTTTGACTTCACAGTTGACGAGGGTAAGGACACTCTAATTGCTCAGTGGTTCTCATTTGCATAGGAAAGCTTTGGGTTTTCAAAGTACTATGAGTCTGATATCAAGTAcagtttgtttgcttgttttttcCAACTACAGTAGAGGTTGTCATCTAGTttcgtttctcaaccaccaaagctatgagcttgaaacttggtacatataaccccctatatcatataacctctggtgctgaatttcagcctgatctgattcttgactttgccaccagggggccaaaacagaaaaagtaagaagtgcaatagcctgcttattagcaaattgtttttgatgaaatttttatggcagggacccctagcaaggttacctcagatgttgcacaattttttggatttgacctactttttaaggtcgcagaggtcaaatggcgtaaatttgtcgtttgagtgtaactatggcacgtttctcaaccgcaacagtaatgaacttgaaactttgaacaaatgaccccctaggtcagttgaccttttacactgaattttggttcggtctgattattgacttggccaccagggggcccaaactcaaaactcaaaaagtgtgatttctcgcttattactgatttgtttttgataaaagtttcatggtaggtactccgagcaaggatacatcacatatcttacgggtttttgatttgacccacctttcaagttcacagaggtcaaagttgaaaactttaccgttcttggtacgttttgtcgttgttcaatgtaaagagttttaattttgtgtaatgatgcatctaagaagccactatttgtatgccaagtttcagccagatcggaactcaaatatggccgaaattgcatgttttgtgggtttttcctcgtattgtggcaatccaaaggtcgtgagttcaaaccccggtcaaggacagccaaaaatatttttatttttcatcttttccttttttcttttctgagttctatcttacattttcttcattttttgatttatttggtgccatagatttaatcaggcggccatcttggaaatcgttttttgccgattgctgtagtgtaacgagtgatgaaattgttatggtcaggtggatgtgtctacatcacatatcaccctggtttgcaTATGACCTACCTGTcggggtcactgaggtcaaagttaaaaatatattcaccattgtcatactgtagcactttctgtaactgtctactaaaaatacttacggtgagcacaatggcccctggccgtttcatttgagaAGTTTTACTTGTGGCACTATAAAATACAATGAAGACAACAGTGTAGGCCTTTCACTACAAGACTACAATGCcctttcaaaatgttctgcTTTTTATTCAGAATTTATAAAATTATGGCGAGGCGTGTCCGTAGATGGGGTAGATGAAAATAAGATAGATGAGTACCTGGACCAGCGGGGAATCACTACCATGCAAGACGTCGGAGCAAAAACTGCAGTAAGTTCCAATGGGTGGTGCATAACTGATGGAACAGCCCTGATGTATTGTTATGTAATGGTATGTGTATGCCGCAAGTGGGAGGTAGTAAGCCTTTCCACAGCCGGCCAGTGggaggggctgcctcctatAGATCCACCGCCAAAGCTGGTGTTATGATTTGAGTGTCCTTCTCTCGTGCTCGCTACCATCACTTAGTTGGAGAGCACAGTCTAACCAGGTGGTGTCCGTCCGCAAAAATCATTATAAGAGATCAGCTTCAGTAcgatactaccagtggcggcaCATGGTGGCTgacagaggtattatcctcctggccaggtgatTACCAGGCCCAAGTCGTCTCTTTAACACACCCCTTCCATTACTGATAATGTCTTCCTCTGTTTCAGGCTCCAGTAcagaaacgaaaacgaaaaggTGGCAATCGAAAAAAGACATTCAAATCACACAACGACCATTTAGGAAACTTGTTAGAAGACTATTCAAACGTGGACAAGTGAGACAGTTATCAATTTTGTAACGACTTGTGTGATTGGCTGAAGTTATTCAGAAATGAGTTAGGTCGGGTCTGATTGGTTGGAATTCTGCTGAAGAGTTTTATGGAGAAAAGTGTCTGGCGTGACTATATGCGTTGCCAAAAAGGTGGAAATCGTTATGACTGTCCGGTTGCATGCATCACTTGATTGCCATCGATGTTCAAAGTTAAATGGAGAACACGGTCGCTGACAAACCATGTCCTTAAACATGTTaatgggacaacttgggcatgagatatgttggttttttcattacaaaaatggcttccagcaggagcgtgatttctccaaacaggataattgaaaagtcattgaactgcaataacaaatgcacaagaacggggtgtaaatttaggcctgcctgaaattcgcaagccatgcccagaactgccttccaacacaggtgaaaatcgttatcagagaacggcatcagtgtaatactaccagtggtgacgcatggtgtcaagctggCACATtttcctcctggccaggtaattcccaggttgtccctttaataagacTGCTCATTTGCTCTGAAACGGTATTTGGCACTAAATTTCTAGGAAGCCACGCCCCCCACAAACCTCAACCAATGAAATCgcataaaaacaacaacaaacctgaaCACGTTGGGGTATCGCGGCTGACTTTTGTTAAGACGTAGCGTAAACTACATTCTCTGTTCGCAATAGTATTTAACCTGGTTGaccaaatttgtaaagtcattcattgaaaaagtaccaattgtacgaaatgtctgaatagactggaatcgttgcatttgtttatttaaacccacacTGAAACGGTATTTGGGCAATTTgttttgtaggaggaaaccagtgcACCCGGagggaacaaaaacaaaacgtgTTGAATTAGACTGAGTGTTGCGCAAACCTGCCTCAGTAAAAGTTTGAAAGATACTTAGTTAAAAAGATGTGGATGGGGATGTTTTTAGAAATGAATCAAATAAAACGTTTTGTTGTTCGAAGTCTGTTTTCTGTTGGTTGGTTTTCTGTCTGGTttctattttgttgaaagtgttGTTGGCGTTCATCACTGCTTTATtggtaaccctttcactgccggctgCCTAGTATTCGCCTCCAGGGAGTATTTTCCTCAAAGGCAGGGTGAGCATCTTTCTTCGAGAAAATTCTACTTTGTCAGGTGTTTGCATTTGGAGGTGTGGTCCTCCAGGGACAGCTCGGAATACAACTCTCCTTTAGCAGGGGACTTTTAAGGCCTTcatctc
Above is a genomic segment from Lineus longissimus chromosome 14, tnLinLong1.2, whole genome shotgun sequence containing:
- the LOC135499097 gene encoding transcription initiation factor IIE subunit beta-like isoform X2, with translation MDPALLKEREAFKKRALAQPSVEKRKAQKRTENDRSTKKARPAPKPKADFNYKAMQGSSQFKFGILAKIVKYMKQRHQQGDTYPLSIDDILDETNQLDVGARHKQWLSTEALVNNPKINVVDDNKFVFRPKYNIRDRRGLMRLLERNDLKGLGGVLMDDVEEAVPKCGRVIQQLGSQITKIMRPADKKEILFYNDKSFDFTVDEEFIKLWRGVSVDGVDENKIDEYLDQRGITTMQDVGAKTAAPVQKRKRKGGNRKKTFKSHNDHLGNLLEDYSNVDK
- the LOC135499097 gene encoding transcription initiation factor IIE subunit beta-like isoform X1, encoding MTYAEYTMDPALLKEREAFKKRALAQPSVEKRKAQKRTENDRSTKKARPAPKPKADFNYKAMQGSSQFKFGILAKIVKYMKQRHQQGDTYPLSIDDILDETNQLDVGARHKQWLSTEALVNNPKINVVDDNKFVFRPKYNIRDRRGLMRLLERNDLKGLGGVLMDDVEEAVPKCGRVIQQLGSQITKIMRPADKKEILFYNDKSFDFTVDEEFIKLWRGVSVDGVDENKIDEYLDQRGITTMQDVGAKTAAPVQKRKRKGGNRKKTFKSHNDHLGNLLEDYSNVDK